A DNA window from Arachis duranensis cultivar V14167 chromosome 3, aradu.V14167.gnm2.J7QH, whole genome shotgun sequence contains the following coding sequences:
- the LOC107476759 gene encoding probable transcription factor PosF21, whose amino-acid sequence MDKDKSPGHGGGFPPSAGRFSGFSASATPFNVKSELPSSSALLPPLPVPAATSDSASFSHDISRMPDNPPRNRGHRRAHSEILTLPDDISFENDLGIVGGGADGPSFSDDTEEDLLSMYLDMDKFNLPAATGEFGIGETSIGGAATAAAVALSSALASGAAAASSEDNTAVGTNGRPRVRHQHSQSMDGSTTIKPEILVSGLEEASAVDSKKAISAAKLAELALIDPKRAKRIWANRQSAARSKERKMRYIAELEKRVQTLQTEATSLSAQLTILQRDTGGLNAENNELKVRVQSMEQQVHLQDALNDALKEEIQHLRVLTGQALPNGGAPMNFASSVGGEQQFQSKNQSMHTILAAQQLQQLQIRSRKQQHQQQLFQNHQPQHLQQFQQPQPPQQQQEH is encoded by the exons ATGGATAAGGACAAATCCCCTGGTCATGGTGGAGGTTTTCCTCCTTCTGCTGGCCGTTTTTCGGGATTCTCAGCCTCAGCAACCCCTTTTAATGTGAAATCAGAGTTACCATCTTCATCAGCATTGCTTCCTCCTCTGCCAGTTCCGGCTGCAACCTCGGACTCTGCTAGTTTTAGTCATGACATTAGCAGAATGCCTGATAACCCTCCGAGAAATCGAGGCCATAGGCGTGCTCATTCAGAGATTCTCACTTTGCCGGATGATATTAGCTTTGAAAATGACCTTGGCATAGTTGGAGGAGGTGCTGATGGGCCCTCATTCTCCGATGACACTGAGGAAGACCTACTGTCCATGTACCTTGATATGGATAAATTCAATTTGCCGGCCGCTACAGGCGAGTTTGGAATTGGGGAGACTTCAATTGGTGGTGCAGCAACAGCAGCAGCAGTAGCATTGAGTTCAGCATTGGCATCAGGAGCCGCTGCCGCCTCTTCAGAAGACAACACTGCTGTTGGGACTAATGGAAGGCCTAGAGTGAGGCACCAGCATAGCCAGTCCATGGATGGATCCACAACCATCAAACCTGAGATTTTAGTCTCTGGCTTGGAAGAGGCCTCAGCAGTTGATTCCAAGAAGGCTATTTCGGCTGCCAAGCTTGCCGAGCTTGCCTTAATTGATCCAAAGCGTGCCAAGAG GATATGGGCCAATAGACAGTCTGCTGCTAGGTCGAAAGAAAGGAAGATGCGCTACATCGCCGAGCTTGAAAAGAGGGTACAGACATTGCAAACAGAAGCAACATCCTTGTCTGCACAATTAACTATCTTGCAG AGGGATACAGGTGGACTGAATGCCGAAAACAATGAGCTGAAAGTGCGGGTGCAATCGATGGAGCAACAAGTTCACTTGCAAGATG CGCTTAACGATGCATTAAAAGAGGAAATTCAGCATTTGAGAGTCCTTACCGGACAAGCTTTGCCAAATGGAGGAGCACCTATGAACTTTGCTTCATCAGTTGGAGGAGAACAACAATTCCAATCCAAAAATCAGTCCATGCACACCATTTTAGCTGCCCAGCAGTTACAACAACTCCAAATTCGCTCGCGGAAGCAACAGCATCAACAGCAGCTATTCCAGAACCATCAACCTCAGCATCTGCAGCAGTTTCAGCAGCCACAACCACCACAGCAACAACAGGAACATTAG
- the LOC107476758 gene encoding F-box protein SKIP16 codes for MGLESLGDLAIHVILKKLPPKDAGRVSCVSKRLRSSASDDLIWINFCRNDLSLCHPLDPLGNPLPSFKEAYQSWRQAFGKYPWSLVKRVKRCWDRIEAWLNDNFPEAKATLCKGATEEEILELESALKVKLPLPTRILYRFHNGQEVEKANLVTHTFGSSLGIIGGYSFYSHYVNVYLLPIRQVIRDTLQVTRKLGFFRRSKYVLVAASTTYSEKLFFLNCTNGQLYVGTRNLLTEGEMIPCVPHELIKLGHGLNSEEQQDAMLLWLEEHGRRLQNGFVKLHEEENVRAINLFPEEPPLCSTAITNGVKVRASALLIPELSDLQDDVEKFLFAYSIRMSLEPQGCIINGVSFDSCQLHWRHWIIRADDMVVSDVNGEAVIGKFPLLCPGDKEFVYQSCTHIPTSSGSVEGSFTFVPGRLAEPKGDPFLVTVASFPLKLPDYVF; via the exons ATGGGGTTGGAATCGCTTGGTGATTTGGCGATTCATGTCATTCTCAAGAAGCTGCCTCCCAAAGACGCTGGAAGGGTTTCCTGCGTCAGCAAAAGGCTTCGTTCTTCTGCCTCCGATGACCTAATTTGGATCAATTTCTGTCGCAACGATCTCTCTCTCTGTCACCCTCTTGATCCTCTCGGAAACCCTCTCCCTTCCTTCAAG GAAGCTTATCAATCATGGCGTCAAGCTTTTGGGAAGTATCCTTGGTCACTTGTTAAGCGTGTGAAGAGGTGCTGGGACAGAATAGAGGCTTGGCTGAACGATAATTTTCCCGAAGCTAAGGCGACTCTTTGTAAGGGTGCAACAGAAGAAGAGATTCTAGAGTTGGAGAGTGCCTTAAAAGTGAAGCTGCCACTTCCTACTAGGATTCTGTATCGCTTTCATAATGGTCAAGAAGTTGAAAAGGCAAATCTAGTAACTCATACATTTGGCAGTTCTTTGGGCATAATTGGTGGTTACTCATTCTATAGTCATTATGTGAACGTGTACCTGTTACCAATACGTCAGGTAATACGAGATACTCTGCAAGTTACGCGTAAATTAGGCTTCTTCAGGAGATCCAAGTATGTTCTTGTGGCTGCTTCGACCACTTACAGTGAAAAGTTGTTTTTCCTCAATTGCACCAATGGTCAACTATATGTTGGAACCAGAAATCTTCTTACAGAAGGGGAAATGATCCCTTGTGTACCCCATGAGCTGATTAAGTTAGGTCATGGGTTGAATAGTGAAGAGCAACAGGATGCCATGCTACTTTGGTTAGAAGAACATGGTCGCCGTTTACAGAATGGATTTGTCAAActgcatgaagaagaaaatgtcaGAGCCATTAATCTTTTCCCTGAAGAACCTCCTCTTTGTTCTACAGCTATAACCAATGGTGTGAAG GTCCGCGCCTCTGCTCTGCTTATCCCTGAGTTGTCAGATCTTCAAGACGATGTTGAAAAATTCTTATTTGCCTATTCAATCCGTATGTCCCTTGAACCTCAAGGATGCATCATTAATGGGGTATCCTTCGACTCTTGCCAGCTTCATTGGAGGCACTGGATAATTCGTGCTGATGATATGGTAGTATCTGATGTTAATGGTGAAGCTGTTATTGGGAAG TTCCCACTTTTGTGTCCAGGTGATAAAGAATTTGTTTATCAGAGTTGCACACATATACCAACATCATCAGGTTCTGTTGAAGGTTCTTTTACATTTGTACCTGGCAG ATTGGCAGAACCAAAAGGAGACCCTTTTCTAGTTACAGTGGCAAGCTTCCCACTTAAGCTGCCAGATTATGTATTCTGA